Proteins from one Megalopta genalis isolate 19385.01 chromosome 1, iyMegGena1_principal, whole genome shotgun sequence genomic window:
- the Mettl2 gene encoding methyltransferase-like protein isoform X4 — translation MDNVMWNEEQENLAQQKVDENSIVTLSDEKICEYEQEANKYWDKFYGIHANKFFKDRHWLFTEFPELAPTTANRDIKQPSRYTAEVRDKNNAKSDRTSFNLPDSGANKILEIGCGVGNSVFPILLYNVDPNLFVYCCDFSTKAIDILEQSPAYDTSRCKAFVLDVTREEWTTPFDPESLDIVILIFVLSAIHPNKMKHVLQRVYKYLKPGGLVLFRDYGRYDLAQLRFRKGRCLAENFYARGDGTRVYFFTQEDVRTLFTSCCFTEEQNLIDKRLQVNRGKQLKMYRVWIQGKYRK, via the exons AT GGACAATGTGATGTGGAACGAGGAACAAGAAAACCTAGCGCAACAGAAAGTCGATGAAAACTCAATTGTGACTCTTTCGGACGAAAAAATATGCGAGTATGAACAAGAAGCTAATAAATATTGGGACAAATTTTATGGAATTCATGCCAATAA ATTTTTCAAAGACAGACATTGGTTGTTTACCGAGTTTCCAGAATTAGCTCCAACTACGGCGAATCGAGATATTAAGCAACCTTCGAGGTATACGGCAGAGGTCCGAGATAAAAATAATGCTAAAAGCGATAGAACAAGTTTTAATCTTCCCGATAGTGGCGCGAACAAAATTCTAGAAATTGGTTGCGGAGTAGGAAACTCTGTGTTTCCGATACTTTTATACAATGTAGATCCCAACTTGTTCGTATACTGTTGTGATTTTTCTACAAAAGCGATAGATATACTCGAGCAAAGTCCCGCGTACGATACATCCAGGTGTAAAGCATTCGTATTAGATGTCACCCGAGAGGAATGGACAACGCCTTTCGATCCAGAAAGTTTGGACattgtaattttaatatttgtCCTCTCTGCGATACATCCGAACAA AATGAAACATGTCTTGCAACgagtatacaaatatttaaagccAGGTGGGTTGGTGTTATTTAGAGACTATGGACGGTACGATTTAGCGCAGTTGCGATTTAGAAAGGGTAGATGCCTCGCAGAGAATTTTTACGCTAGAGGCGATGGAACCCGAGTATACTTTTTTACTCAAG AAGATGTAAGGACTTTGTTTACCAGTTGTTGCTTCACGGAAGAACAAAACCTAATAGACAAGAGATTGCAAGTTAATAGGGGCAAACAACTGAAAATGTATAGAGTATGGATTCaaggaaaatatagaaaataa
- the Mettl2 gene encoding methyltransferase-like protein isoform X2 — protein sequence MRGNRMKKEEREYGRQTVAGDGVLTPVSARSFVHSLARSNLPEIIPKAPLLSFSLIEHLLKKKNRDNVMWNEEQENLAQQKVDENSIVTLSDEKICEYEQEANKYWDKFYGIHANKFFKDRHWLFTEFPELAPTTANRDIKQPSRYTAEVRDKNNAKSDRTSFNLPDSGANKILEIGCGVGNSVFPILLYNVDPNLFVYCCDFSTKAIDILEQSPAYDTSRCKAFVLDVTREEWTTPFDPESLDIVILIFVLSAIHPNKMKHVLQRVYKYLKPGGLVLFRDYGRYDLAQLRFRKGRCLAENFYARGDGTRVYFFTQAYFIYRRCKDFVYQLLLHGRTKPNRQEIAS from the exons ATGCGAGGGAACagaatgaaaaaagaagagagagagtacGGACGACAGACAGTGGCGGGTGATGGTGTACTCACCCCCGTATCGGCTCgctctttcgttcattcgctcgctcgctc AAATCTACCCGAGATAATACCAAAGGCTCCTCTCCTCTCGTTCTCACTCATCGAGCATCTACTAAAGAAGAAAAACCG GGACAATGTGATGTGGAACGAGGAACAAGAAAACCTAGCGCAACAGAAAGTCGATGAAAACTCAATTGTGACTCTTTCGGACGAAAAAATATGCGAGTATGAACAAGAAGCTAATAAATATTGGGACAAATTTTATGGAATTCATGCCAATAA ATTTTTCAAAGACAGACATTGGTTGTTTACCGAGTTTCCAGAATTAGCTCCAACTACGGCGAATCGAGATATTAAGCAACCTTCGAGGTATACGGCAGAGGTCCGAGATAAAAATAATGCTAAAAGCGATAGAACAAGTTTTAATCTTCCCGATAGTGGCGCGAACAAAATTCTAGAAATTGGTTGCGGAGTAGGAAACTCTGTGTTTCCGATACTTTTATACAATGTAGATCCCAACTTGTTCGTATACTGTTGTGATTTTTCTACAAAAGCGATAGATATACTCGAGCAAAGTCCCGCGTACGATACATCCAGGTGTAAAGCATTCGTATTAGATGTCACCCGAGAGGAATGGACAACGCCTTTCGATCCAGAAAGTTTGGACattgtaattttaatatttgtCCTCTCTGCGATACATCCGAACAA AATGAAACATGTCTTGCAACgagtatacaaatatttaaagccAGGTGGGTTGGTGTTATTTAGAGACTATGGACGGTACGATTTAGCGCAGTTGCGATTTAGAAAGGGTAGATGCCTCGCAGAGAATTTTTACGCTAGAGGCGATGGAACCCGAGTATACTTTTTTACTCAAG CTTATTTCATTTATAGAAGATGTAAGGACTTTGTTTACCAGTTGTTGCTTCACGGAAGAACAAAACCTAATAGACAAGAGATTGCAAGTTAA
- the Mettl2 gene encoding methyltransferase-like protein isoform X1, giving the protein MRGNRMKKEEREYGRQTVAGDGVLTPVSARSFVHSLARSNLPEIIPKAPLLSFSLIEHLLKKKNRDNVMWNEEQENLAQQKVDENSIVTLSDEKICEYEQEANKYWDKFYGIHANKFFKDRHWLFTEFPELAPTTANRDIKQPSRYTAEVRDKNNAKSDRTSFNLPDSGANKILEIGCGVGNSVFPILLYNVDPNLFVYCCDFSTKAIDILEQSPAYDTSRCKAFVLDVTREEWTTPFDPESLDIVILIFVLSAIHPNKMKHVLQRVYKYLKPGGLVLFRDYGRYDLAQLRFRKGRCLAENFYARGDGTRVYFFTQEDVRTLFTSCCFTEEQNLIDKRLQVNRGKQLKMYRVWIQGKYRK; this is encoded by the exons ATGCGAGGGAACagaatgaaaaaagaagagagagagtacGGACGACAGACAGTGGCGGGTGATGGTGTACTCACCCCCGTATCGGCTCgctctttcgttcattcgctcgctcgctc AAATCTACCCGAGATAATACCAAAGGCTCCTCTCCTCTCGTTCTCACTCATCGAGCATCTACTAAAGAAGAAAAACCG GGACAATGTGATGTGGAACGAGGAACAAGAAAACCTAGCGCAACAGAAAGTCGATGAAAACTCAATTGTGACTCTTTCGGACGAAAAAATATGCGAGTATGAACAAGAAGCTAATAAATATTGGGACAAATTTTATGGAATTCATGCCAATAA ATTTTTCAAAGACAGACATTGGTTGTTTACCGAGTTTCCAGAATTAGCTCCAACTACGGCGAATCGAGATATTAAGCAACCTTCGAGGTATACGGCAGAGGTCCGAGATAAAAATAATGCTAAAAGCGATAGAACAAGTTTTAATCTTCCCGATAGTGGCGCGAACAAAATTCTAGAAATTGGTTGCGGAGTAGGAAACTCTGTGTTTCCGATACTTTTATACAATGTAGATCCCAACTTGTTCGTATACTGTTGTGATTTTTCTACAAAAGCGATAGATATACTCGAGCAAAGTCCCGCGTACGATACATCCAGGTGTAAAGCATTCGTATTAGATGTCACCCGAGAGGAATGGACAACGCCTTTCGATCCAGAAAGTTTGGACattgtaattttaatatttgtCCTCTCTGCGATACATCCGAACAA AATGAAACATGTCTTGCAACgagtatacaaatatttaaagccAGGTGGGTTGGTGTTATTTAGAGACTATGGACGGTACGATTTAGCGCAGTTGCGATTTAGAAAGGGTAGATGCCTCGCAGAGAATTTTTACGCTAGAGGCGATGGAACCCGAGTATACTTTTTTACTCAAG AAGATGTAAGGACTTTGTTTACCAGTTGTTGCTTCACGGAAGAACAAAACCTAATAGACAAGAGATTGCAAGTTAATAGGGGCAAACAACTGAAAATGTATAGAGTATGGATTCaaggaaaatatagaaaataa
- the Mettl2 gene encoding methyltransferase-like protein isoform X5, whose protein sequence is MWNEEQENLAQQKVDENSIVTLSDEKICEYEQEANKYWDKFYGIHANKFFKDRHWLFTEFPELAPTTANRDIKQPSRYTAEVRDKNNAKSDRTSFNLPDSGANKILEIGCGVGNSVFPILLYNVDPNLFVYCCDFSTKAIDILEQSPAYDTSRCKAFVLDVTREEWTTPFDPESLDIVILIFVLSAIHPNKMKHVLQRVYKYLKPGGLVLFRDYGRYDLAQLRFRKGRCLAENFYARGDGTRVYFFTQEDVRTLFTSCCFTEEQNLIDKRLQVNRGKQLKMYRVWIQGKYRK, encoded by the exons ATGTGGAACGAGGAACAAGAAAACCTAGCGCAACAGAAAGTCGATGAAAACTCAATTGTGACTCTTTCGGACGAAAAAATATGCGAGTATGAACAAGAAGCTAATAAATATTGGGACAAATTTTATGGAATTCATGCCAATAA ATTTTTCAAAGACAGACATTGGTTGTTTACCGAGTTTCCAGAATTAGCTCCAACTACGGCGAATCGAGATATTAAGCAACCTTCGAGGTATACGGCAGAGGTCCGAGATAAAAATAATGCTAAAAGCGATAGAACAAGTTTTAATCTTCCCGATAGTGGCGCGAACAAAATTCTAGAAATTGGTTGCGGAGTAGGAAACTCTGTGTTTCCGATACTTTTATACAATGTAGATCCCAACTTGTTCGTATACTGTTGTGATTTTTCTACAAAAGCGATAGATATACTCGAGCAAAGTCCCGCGTACGATACATCCAGGTGTAAAGCATTCGTATTAGATGTCACCCGAGAGGAATGGACAACGCCTTTCGATCCAGAAAGTTTGGACattgtaattttaatatttgtCCTCTCTGCGATACATCCGAACAA AATGAAACATGTCTTGCAACgagtatacaaatatttaaagccAGGTGGGTTGGTGTTATTTAGAGACTATGGACGGTACGATTTAGCGCAGTTGCGATTTAGAAAGGGTAGATGCCTCGCAGAGAATTTTTACGCTAGAGGCGATGGAACCCGAGTATACTTTTTTACTCAAG AAGATGTAAGGACTTTGTTTACCAGTTGTTGCTTCACGGAAGAACAAAACCTAATAGACAAGAGATTGCAAGTTAATAGGGGCAAACAACTGAAAATGTATAGAGTATGGATTCaaggaaaatatagaaaataa
- the Mettl2 gene encoding methyltransferase-like protein isoform X3, with the protein MCNCRVQSVNMEESSSRVELDRSNEKRPQFGNRTISDNDDVFQHNAWDNVMWNEEQENLAQQKVDENSIVTLSDEKICEYEQEANKYWDKFYGIHANKFFKDRHWLFTEFPELAPTTANRDIKQPSRYTAEVRDKNNAKSDRTSFNLPDSGANKILEIGCGVGNSVFPILLYNVDPNLFVYCCDFSTKAIDILEQSPAYDTSRCKAFVLDVTREEWTTPFDPESLDIVILIFVLSAIHPNKMKHVLQRVYKYLKPGGLVLFRDYGRYDLAQLRFRKGRCLAENFYARGDGTRVYFFTQEDVRTLFTSCCFTEEQNLIDKRLQVNRGKQLKMYRVWIQGKYRK; encoded by the exons ATGTGTAATTGCCGCGTGCAAAGTGTCAACATGGAAGAGAGCTCGTCTCGAGTAGAGCTAGATCGCTCGAATGAAAAAAGACCCCAATTTGGCAACAGAACTATCTCTGACAATGACGATGTATTCCAGCACAATGCATG GGACAATGTGATGTGGAACGAGGAACAAGAAAACCTAGCGCAACAGAAAGTCGATGAAAACTCAATTGTGACTCTTTCGGACGAAAAAATATGCGAGTATGAACAAGAAGCTAATAAATATTGGGACAAATTTTATGGAATTCATGCCAATAA ATTTTTCAAAGACAGACATTGGTTGTTTACCGAGTTTCCAGAATTAGCTCCAACTACGGCGAATCGAGATATTAAGCAACCTTCGAGGTATACGGCAGAGGTCCGAGATAAAAATAATGCTAAAAGCGATAGAACAAGTTTTAATCTTCCCGATAGTGGCGCGAACAAAATTCTAGAAATTGGTTGCGGAGTAGGAAACTCTGTGTTTCCGATACTTTTATACAATGTAGATCCCAACTTGTTCGTATACTGTTGTGATTTTTCTACAAAAGCGATAGATATACTCGAGCAAAGTCCCGCGTACGATACATCCAGGTGTAAAGCATTCGTATTAGATGTCACCCGAGAGGAATGGACAACGCCTTTCGATCCAGAAAGTTTGGACattgtaattttaatatttgtCCTCTCTGCGATACATCCGAACAA AATGAAACATGTCTTGCAACgagtatacaaatatttaaagccAGGTGGGTTGGTGTTATTTAGAGACTATGGACGGTACGATTTAGCGCAGTTGCGATTTAGAAAGGGTAGATGCCTCGCAGAGAATTTTTACGCTAGAGGCGATGGAACCCGAGTATACTTTTTTACTCAAG AAGATGTAAGGACTTTGTTTACCAGTTGTTGCTTCACGGAAGAACAAAACCTAATAGACAAGAGATTGCAAGTTAATAGGGGCAAACAACTGAAAATGTATAGAGTATGGATTCaaggaaaatatagaaaataa